In Erigeron canadensis isolate Cc75 chromosome 8, C_canadensis_v1, whole genome shotgun sequence, the DNA window AATCATTGCAAGTtgttaattgtatttttttttaattggggTTTTCAGATTATTATGTGATAAACCGAGTGAATGACTTTTGGGGGTGAATTTAGGTTTATATATGGGTGGGAGGGCTTTAATTACTGAACTACCCCGCACGTGCTAAGCACATGGGTGCATTAACAGCTGAAAATGGATGGAACGTTACTTTTGGACCAAGAATGCAACGGTTGTGATACCACAGGGATAGGTTCCACGACTTTACACACTTTTGTACCAAACTTGCAAATTTGGGGATACCTCATGGACAAAAAATGTAATTCGTTCTTAATTTAACTGAATGTATCAATTACAAAAATACATtgttgatattattaatatttcaatacttaaaaacttaaaacgatGCTTGGTTCAAGTTGAAAATGGTAAAGGGGAAGACAATGATAATACTAACTACCAAGGAATGCAGTGGACATTACCTTTGTCATTGATATTTCTTGGTTCCTTTTATGAAACTAATTTTATTGATGCTTATATCAAGTATATAATTgtaaatattagttgtagttagtaaatttttaataaaaaaaagtttatgttattatgtattatataattttttattataaataagtttaaatgtaattgatgttaCGTATATTGCATGATCGAGCAAACAATTAAATGTGTATAGTATATTTTTcttaatagtatatataaatctacatatataaaatatcatatattaacaaataaaaataactgaACGTGGAGAAATTTTAGTAGCATAAATAGCTAGAGAAAACGGAAATTGGGTAATGAATTTTTATTACCCCTAATTTGTTGGTTAATGAAGTATTACTCAAAACTGAGTAATCATTGATTGCATTATATCATATCAAGCATTACTTTTCATTATATTTGTCATTCCTAATACCCCATACCCCTCAACCAAGCACCCGTAGCTTTAAAATCATTATCTTATTTTAAAGTATCTATAATCAGTTAACTTATATGAGTAATGAATTAGTATATCACTAAACTTTACaacatttgaaaacataattttggaTATTACATATAAAACTGAGATGATAATATCACgcattcaaatttcaaatttgtttaaaaacgacaatttatttatagtaaaaagaaaacaaataaggGAAACTCTTGATTTACCCGATCACTGTAGAAAAATTCAAATTCATTTAAATTAACATTCACACACGTTCTCCTTTCAGTTTCCCGCTCATCCGAAAAAATTGCCCCGCTCAAACCGCACCAAAATAAAAACCTTAACCCTAGCCCCACTCTCCCATTCCCCCCTCACTATTCTCTCTTCTCTCCCTCTATCTCTCTCACACACCAATGGCCGGAACACGAACCAAACGAAAATCAACCGCTACTCCCAAAAACACAAGATCAAATAAGAAAACTAAAGTATCAGAAGACAAAAATCCAGAAGCTTCTTCTTCCGATGCTGTTGCAGATCTGGATGAAGTTCTGACCGTCGTTGAGGAAAAGGTTCCGGCCGTCGTTGTGGAAAATGCTCCGGCGGCCGTTGAAGAAAATATTCCGGCGGCCGTTGAGGAAAATGCTCTGGCGTCAAGCTCTGCCGGACCATCTACGGAAGTCAAGGCAGATGAGGAGGAAGAAGAGAGTATATTGATCGGTGATCCCGTTCCTGATGCTGAAGCACGAAAGAAATGGCCGCATCGATATTTGTCAAGAAAAGTATGAATTTTTACTCtgcaatttatttattttcttttatattcataagtatatataatatattaattccaTCATCTGATAGAATTGTACATTATGGTTTTAAGATtatttatatatgctttttaaCATGATAGTCGAAATAAATCTAGCAGGCAAATAGgagtttgttattattataaaattaattaaaaaggattAGACTTTATGATTTGTGAATGTTATAAGTTTTTTGAATCTTGTAATTCAGTTACAACTTAattgtttgttaatttttttgtttttagaattCAGTATGGACCGGAACTATGGGAATACCGAAAGGGTAAGTTTTTACATTTGATTCTTAGTTCTGGCAGGATTAATACAATTAGGTATTTGTATACATTTATGTTGTTGTTCTGACTTAATTGCAGAAACGAGGCTCCGAAAGAAATCATTCAAGCAAGACGACACTACACTGAAGCACTTGTTGATGGACGTGTGCATTTTAAATTGGGAGATGATGGTTTTGTTTATGTAAGCGTTTCATTGTTTATtgtttacctatatatatatatatattcccagTTTTGTAGTAGCTCATGATCTGTATACACATTTACTTTGATTTGGTTATGGTAACAATTATTGgtttgttgattttgaaggcTGGAGATAATGAGGAAAGTTATATATGTAGAATTATTGAGTTGTTTGAAGGTGTGGATGGTGATCCGTACTTTCGTGCTCAATGGTTCTATAGGGCGAAGGACACGGTAATATTTTACTAATGGCTTTTGATCTTGATTTATGATggttggttttgattttgacttACACATGATTTGATCCCCGTTTCAGATAATAGGCGAGTGTTCTGATCTTATTGATGCCAAACGCATCTTTTTTTCCGAAGTGAAAGATGATAATTCTCTAGGATGTCTTTTAGAGAAGCTTAGAATAGTCCGAGTGCCTTTATATGTATGAGCTTCTTTTTGGTAATTTTTGCAAAATTTATAACCATTCTATTATTgcttattatttttgatttggttttttAGGCGGATGTTGATACTAAAAGGGCGTTGCTTGCAAATGGAGATTTCTATTATGATATGATGTATCTAGTTCCATTTTCTTCTTACCAAAATTTACCCACTGGTAATTGTTCAATCTAATGTTATGTTATTTACACGTCGTTAACTTAAATGGGTTACTAATGACTCTATATGTATGAAGATAATGAGACAGATGGAGATGAATCTGAGTCCACAATATCTTCAGAGTGCAATTCTAATGCGTCAGTTACTGAGGTTTCCCAGATTAAAGAGAGCAAGAGATCTGAAATGACATTGCTAGATCTTTATTCTGGGTGTGGCGCAATGTCAACTGGATTGTGCTTGGGAGCAAATATGGCAGCTGTGAATCTGATCACTGTAGGACCTTTTTATCAATCATCTATTTGTTTGACAAATGTAAATACTGTGctaactgattttttttttacatttgtttATAGAAATGGGCTGTAGATTTTAATCAACATGCCTGTGAAAGTTTGAAGTTAAACCACCCGGAAACAGAGGTCTGTTCTTTGGCTCTTTTAATTTCtatgttttttcttctttcactAAATGTATTGCATACTTACGTAACACAGGTCCGGAATGAGCCTGCTGAGGATTTTTTGCAGCTACTAAAAGTGTGGAATAGTCTTTGTCGTCGTTTTTCTTTGATTGGTGGTGATGATTTACAGCCTAGTAGCAATCCTGTGCGTGTTGAGAATGATGTTGCTGATGACGATGATGctcaagaagatgatgaagatgaggaAGTGTTTGAAGTTGACGAAATCTTGTCAATTTGCTATGGTGACCCTAAGAAAATTAAGTTACCCGGGCTTTATTTCAAGGTATTTCTGGTTTGTTAGGAGAAATTCATCCAATTACTGTCTTAAGTGTTTGTTTTAGTAATCACTTATTGACAGaagtatatttattattattattatatcataaattttCAGATACAATTAATAAGTTATATTCACTGTACTGGTAGTTAGACACAATATTTTGGTGCTAGATACCAAATCTAAGTGAAACATATTCTTTATCTGAAAATGATCTTGGATGTTGATTGAGGTTCCAAACTTACAAATTGATAGAAGCTTCTGAATGTATGCGATAAAAAATTTATGACGATATAATGATGTATAATGGTAGCAATGTGTTTTAGAATGTTTTACTTTGTAGATGTTATGAGAATCTATCTAACATGTCTTTAACAATTGATCATTTTGTATTGATTTGTAGatttagtttttttctaaactGTATGATCTATGATAaatactcattttttttgtaCTTCATCAGCAAGTTATGTatgttatttgttattttagttTCAGAGAAAAGACTTGAagtatattgtttttttgttcTCACATTACCAGATTCGCTGGAAGGGTTATGGCCCAGAAGAAGACACATGGGAGCCTGAAGATGGCTTGGGGTATATTATTAAACAACCATTTTTTCTTATGTCTTGTGTACAAATTAAAGTTACTGACATCAAAATAATTTATAGTGATTGTGAGGAGAAGCTGAAGCAGTTTGTTCAAAAAGGCTTTGCAAACAAGATTTTGCCTGTACCTGTATGTACAACCTTTTCCTTGTGCATAactgcatatacatatattgaaatttttggATGTTGATTGTCCTATTTAATTGTTTCAGGGTGGCGTGGATGTTATCTGTGGAGGCCCACCTTGTCAAGGCATAAGTGGTTTCAATCGATtcagaaataaagaaaaaccatTGGAAGATGAAAAAAACAAGCAACTACTTGTGTATATGGATATTGTTGAGTTTTTGAAACCAAGGTTTGCATTGATGGAAAATGTTGTTGATATCGTTAAGTTTGCAAAAGGATATTTAGGAAGGTATTCACTTGGTCGATTAGTATCAATGAACTACCAAGCTCGTGTTGGGTTAATGACAGCTGGTATGTATGGGCTTCCTCAGTTCAGAATGAGGATGTTTATGTGGGCTGCTGGACCTGGCGAGGTGAGACTTTTTATTCCTAAGTTTGTCTATTGATTTTTTATCATCAATTTATTcattatcatttatgtttttcAGAAACTACCACAATATCCACTACCTACCCACAAGGTAGTTTCAAGAGGATCATCTCCTGTTGAATTTGAGGTATAATTTGGTAGTCTGGTTTTATTTGCTAACATGTATTATTATCTTTCTATTTGTCTAATTGACTTTTTTTGTTTAGTCAAATGCGGTTACTTATGATGACCTAAGTGCTGTTGTGTTGGAAAAAGAACTCTTTCTAGAGGACGCAATATCTGATCTCCCCCCTGTAAGTACAAAAACAGTTGTTTGGACACATGTTTTTGGATGACAAATAAACTTGTTAAGATTTTTTGTGTTTCTATTTGTAGGTTACTAATTTTGAGGAAAAAGATGAAATTCCATACAGAGAGTTGCCGAAAACTGAGTTTCAAAAGTTCATAAGGCTTAAAAAACAAGGTTAATCACCAAACTTTTgttagtttttacttttttggtCTAAATATCTAAGtacatttgtgtatatatatgggcTTATTCCTAACAATGGTTAATTTTACATCTTTAGAAATGCCTGGATTTTCCGGGACTATAGGTGTGGATTCTGCGGATCATTTATTGTATGATCATCTGCCATACAAATGCAACGATGATGATTATCAGCGTGTTTGCCAAATTCCCAAGAAAAAGGTTTGCTTAATTCTTAGTTACTCCGTACATTATTTCATGTTTTATATGGTGGTGTTATTGTAACTCACATGCTTTTATTTTTAGGGAGCAAATTTTAGAGATTTGGCTGGTGTTCGTGTCAAGAGTGATAATCATGTTGAATTTGATCCGAATGTTGAGAGGGTTCTTCTAGCTTCAGGAAAGCCCTTGGTAAGTGTGGAAACTGCACCAACATGAACCTGGTGATAGTTTATTATGATCACTGGTTGACTCTTTTTTTGAAATTGATGATAGGTACCTGATTATGCAATGACATTTGTTGATGGGAGATCGTCTAAGTAACCTTTCTACTTGGCTTTGggtttatatgtatgtatattatatgtGTGTTTCGAGTATTTGTTAACtgcacttttaaatttttaacagACCTTTTGGACGGCTTTGGTGGGACGAAATTGTACCAACAGTTGTCACTAGGGCAGAGCCTCACAATCAGGTAGATGCAATATAAACAATATTCTAAATTTTAGTTATATCTTTTTAGCATATCTGTTAACTGCTTTTCAATTCTATCCAGGCAATTCTTCATCCTGTGCAGGACCGTGTTCTGACTGTTCGTGAAAATGCTAGGCTTCAAGGTTTTCCTGACTACTACAAGCTTGTTGGTCCTATTAAAGAAAGGTATGAAAACTTTGGAAGCTTTATTGTTTCAGTAACCTCATAACATACGATACTGCCCGTTGAATTGATCTTTTCAATATTCTTTACATGATTCATGTTATGAACTGTCTTCCCAGATACATGCAAGTCGGAAATGCTGTGGCTGTTCCAGTTGCTAGGGCGTTGGGTTATTCCCTTGCGATGTCATGCAAAGGTATTGCCGGTGAAGGACCGGTTTTTACATTACCCAAGAAGTTTCCTAATCTTGAGACAGCTGCATCCGTTCCTTTAATTGAGGAGAATCAGTAGGTGATTTTTATCAATGATACAAACATATTATTTATGCATTGGGAGATTTGCAATGAACACATTGTCTTCTATGTCaatcttttgttatttattagtTACATTTTGCTCATTAAGGTTGTTGGATTCTTTTTCTAATCTAAGCAAATGTTCGTTTATTTGGTCCCTCTTGTTGAAGCAACACTAATGTGATACAGAGTTTGCTTTGTGTTTCATAAATTTTAGAGTAAACGGCACAAATCGTCCTTATGGTTTACCCTAATAATCAAGTTTC includes these proteins:
- the LOC122578248 gene encoding DNA (cytosine-5)-methyltransferase CMT3-like — its product is MAGTRTKRKSTATPKNTRSNKKTKVSEDKNPEASSSDAVADLDEVLTVVEEKVPAVVVENAPAAVEENIPAAVEENALASSSAGPSTEVKADEEEEESILIGDPVPDAEARKKWPHRYLSRKNSVWTGTMGIPKGNEAPKEIIQARRHYTEALVDGRVHFKLGDDGFVYAGDNEESYICRIIELFEGVDGDPYFRAQWFYRAKDTIIGECSDLIDAKRIFFSEVKDDNSLGCLLEKLRIVRVPLYADVDTKRALLANGDFYYDMMYLVPFSSYQNLPTDNETDGDESESTISSECNSNASVTEVSQIKESKRSEMTLLDLYSGCGAMSTGLCLGANMAAVNLITKWAVDFNQHACESLKLNHPETEVRNEPAEDFLQLLKVWNSLCRRFSLIGGDDLQPSSNPVRVENDVADDDDAQEDDEDEEVFEVDEILSICYGDPKKIKLPGLYFKIRWKGYGPEEDTWEPEDGLGDCEEKLKQFVQKGFANKILPVPGGVDVICGGPPCQGISGFNRFRNKEKPLEDEKNKQLLVYMDIVEFLKPRFALMENVVDIVKFAKGYLGRYSLGRLVSMNYQARVGLMTAGMYGLPQFRMRMFMWAAGPGEKLPQYPLPTHKVVSRGSSPVEFESNAVTYDDLSAVVLEKELFLEDAISDLPPVTNFEEKDEIPYRELPKTEFQKFIRLKKQEMPGFSGTIGVDSADHLLYDHLPYKCNDDDYQRVCQIPKKKGANFRDLAGVRVKSDNHVEFDPNVERVLLASGKPLVPDYAMTFVDGRSSKPFGRLWWDEIVPTVVTRAEPHNQAILHPVQDRVLTVRENARLQGFPDYYKLVGPIKERYMQVGNAVAVPVARALGYSLAMSCKGIAGEGPVFTLPKKFPNLETAASVPLIEENQ